In Juglans microcarpa x Juglans regia isolate MS1-56 chromosome 1S, Jm3101_v1.0, whole genome shotgun sequence, the genomic stretch AAGAGTAGAGCCACGGATTATGCTGGAAAACTCGGACCCTATTTGTGTGCAAATTAATGAACATCCAGGTAAATGGAGAATTAATTACACAATCCGAGAAGAATGCTGCATAACTCAATACCCCAAAAACTGCACACTACccagaatgaaaatgaaatgaagtcaGCAACATGTATTTTAGATATGAAACAAACTTACGGATAATATCACCAACTCGAAAGGTCTTAGTAGCGGCCCACTGCTTGTAGTCAATATTACCAATGGTGGTCCAACCTGCCGAGTCCCCAACCTTGTACACAGCCGCATTGGATATATGTACCGCAGCCATCACCATGAGCAGAACGAAGCATTTCCCCGCCAAAGCCATGGCCTGGAGCCCTGGAAGAGAGTGAATACGTTTGGTGTTGGGTGGGTGGTGACAATTTGGAGAACTTTCTGTCTACGACCGTTTATAAATCTTTTGGACTACTGACTTGCTCTTAAGTGTTGGTGGTTGGAGCTTTAAGCAGAAAGTGTGTTTGGTCCTCTACATCTGtactttttctattaattatacGCTAAGCACCCTTTGCATATATATCTTGATTTGAAATAAAAGCTGTGAGAAAGAGATCAATATCATGAAAGCAAATTCTCAACAAAACTATACTCCCTAATTAAGAATCgatccctttattttttttcccaaacttCATGTTAAAAAGGATTGAAATATAAGCAAAAAGGATTCATTCatgactgatttttttttccctttaaaattatgtttggaTCGGACTTGAATTAAAAGGGAAGAATGTTAGGGGCATATTGCAGGTGTGGTGGGTTGCGCATTAATTCGTCTTTCAATAGAAATTTGGAAGTTCCATCATGACACTGCCTACCctacaattttattttggttgggtACTCATATTGCTTTGTGCAGGGGAGAAGTACAGGCTTAATCTTTACAATTTCCTAATGAAAGTGTCACAATTAGCAAGCACGTGCATGCGTTTCATTATATATAAGGTCATTCCTGTCTGGTAGAAGTTGATCTCTAGCTCGCTTGCTTCTCAAGACAGTAATGTTCTCTGAACTATATCTCTCATGTGTACTGTGGGTTAATTAATGGATAATGACTTTTTTAGTATTAGAGACCATGAAGAGTTTAccattaaaatttgaaaaattctagacataagtctcgcaccacttaaaaatatatgattttatttttttaccctcGTATTAGAGAATATGAGAGAATAATTCATCACCATGCGTAGCGGTAATAAGAATTTCACACGCGTGGGGAGCTACAGACTAGGGAAAGAAACACAAACACTCTCTTAAAGTTTTTACAATCATAACCTTCCAAAGGAACCTAATCGACATGGATATTGGCAACATGTATCTTTTGTACCCCTTCAATGTCCAGTGTCTAATGTTCTTGTATAGCAAGTTCCTCCTAATACAGTACTttctctttctttgctttttggTGGGTAAGGTAAGTATACTTCTCTAGTTTTACAGCTGATAAGAAGGATCAAATCCATTCTTGTacccaattttcttttcaccatcttcttcatGGTCATCCATAAATCTCTTCCAAAGCCAGTGTTGCTTCCAGactctctctttcatctcttcAATTGGGATGTTCTTCGTCTCCGGGAGCAGAAACAGCACGAAGCATGACATGATGAGAACCCAGccggagaagaagaagaagataccaTACTTGAAATGGCAGAGCATTGAAAGGAATGCCTGTGCTATAACAAAAGTGAAAAGCAAGTTGATACACACAGTCACACTCTGCCCTGCAGAACGAGTCTCCAGTGGGAATGTCTCACTTGGGATCAGCCAACCCAGAGGCCCCCAAGACCATGCAAAAGCAGAAACAAAAGTGCACACCATGATAACAACTATAATTGCATAAGTTTTGTGGAGGTCTTCAGAGTGGTCCTTGACCTTGATTCCTAGAATGATTGCTATCACCACTTGAGAAAGGAACATCTGGACCCCAGCTTCCAATAAGAGCATTCGACGGCCAACTTTGTCCACCGAGTAGATGGATACAAGAGTGGAGAGGACATTCACAGCTCCTGTAATGACAGCTGAGTAGAGGGCAGCATCACTGCCAAATCCCACAGTTTTGAAGAGAACTGGAGCATAAAACATGATTGCATTGATGCCAGTGAATTGTTGGAAGATCTGTTGCATACATTCAATTCAAATTAGAGAACAATATATAGGATAATCAGATTTAACTTATCGACACCTATTGAGTATGATAATTGTTGTGACATTTATAAAGATGTGTAGAAAACAACGAGAGATGCTGACCTGCAAGGCTACGGCAATGACGAGCTGGGGCCTATTCCTGCGCTTAAGGAGATTCCTGAAGGGGTGCTTCACTTGTTTAGCCACACGGCTTGCCTCGACAAGCTCCAAGAACTCAGGCTCAATATTGTCAGTTCCCCTAATCTTTCTAAGCACAGCTTTTCCTTCGTCCAAGCGACCACGCTCGATCAGACTGTTGGGAGTGTCCACCACGAGGAGAGCCCCCACTGTAAGAAGACCTGCAGGAATGCCAGCCAAACCCAACGACAGCCTCCAACCCCATCCCCCTTTGATTCTGTACGTAGTTgcataacaaaacatatatCAATGCTAGCTAGCTGGTTAATTAGCAACAAAGCCTACATGACTAGGAAACAAAACCTTATAAGATG encodes the following:
- the LOC121246019 gene encoding sugar transport protein 13-like, with product MPAGGVSVQSSGGTEFEAKITPIVIISCVMAATGGLMFGYDVGVSGGVTSMPDFLEKFFPVVYWKTKDPNMINSSYCKYDNQGLQLFTSSLYLAGLTSTFFASYTTRRLGRRLTMLIAGLFFIAGTVFNAAAQNLAMLIIGRIMLGCGVGFANQAVPLFLSEIAPTRIRGGLNILFQLNVTIGILFASLVNYGTAKIKGGWGWRLSLGLAGIPAGLLTVGALLVVDTPNSLIERGRLDEGKAVLRKIRGTDNIEPEFLELVEASRVAKQVKHPFRNLLKRRNRPQLVIAVALQIFQQFTGINAIMFYAPVLFKTVGFGSDAALYSAVITGAVNVLSTLVSIYSVDKVGRRMLLLEAGVQMFLSQVVIAIILGIKVKDHSEDLHKTYAIIVVIMVCTFVSAFAWSWGPLGWLIPSETFPLETRSAGQSVTVCINLLFTFVIAQAFLSMLCHFKYGIFFFFSGWVLIMSCFVLFLLPETKNIPIEEMKERVWKQHWLWKRFMDDHEEDGEKKIGYKNGFDPSYQL